One window of Nymphaea colorata isolate Beijing-Zhang1983 chromosome 1, ASM883128v2, whole genome shotgun sequence genomic DNA carries:
- the LOC116265734 gene encoding anthocyanidin 3-O-glucosyltransferase 2-like: MKMKKSVVIFPAPLISHLVSTIQLAKHIALRRTNLSVTILLMRHPFSPAASSSFVAAAAGDAAASGLDVRFVELPPIQLTHPEGMQGLTLLSVYADMHKPTVLDALLSLTSTTTVSSFIVDFVCTSVIDVAAELGIPAYVFFTSGAALAALMLHLPHLDRKIKWEFRDSKNNIEVPGMSPIPALKLPSPLLDGRDGEEYRWFLYHSRRLSDAKGIIINTFEELECKAMKALLQGKCAPGGLIPPVRAVGPLLGLDAGMDCSDHDCIRWLNQQSHSSVVFLCFGSMGALPVEQVREMARGLELSGHRFLWSVRTRLGQGHRFMPCDADLDEVLPAGFVERTQERGLVWAGWVPQLAILSHPAIGGFVSHCGWNSTLESVWFGVPLIGWPLDAEQRMNAFVLEKDMGLSLCVRKEDHVADGLVKGEELEMVVVSLMEGEEGKRVREKMKMMKEMGRAAMQGGGSSDSNLSALVEEWTSGSGGVTCR; the protein is encoded by the coding sequence atgaagatgaagaagagtgTGGTGATCTTCCCGGCACCCCTGATCAGCCACCTCGTCTCAACCATCCAACTCGCCAAACACATAGCCCTTCGCCGCACCAACCTCTCCGTCACCATCCTCCTGATGCGCCACCCTTTCTCCCCtgccgcctcctcctccttcgtCGCTGCAGCCGCCGGTGACGCAGCTGCCTCCGGCCTCGACGTCCGGTTCGTCGAGCTCCCTCCCATCCAACTCACCCATCCGGAAGGCATGCAAGGCCTTACTCTACTCTCTGTCTACGCCGACATGCACAAGCCTACCGTCTTGGACGCACTCCTATCCCTCACTTCCACCACCACCGTTTCTTCCTTCATCGTCGACTTCGTCTGCACCTCCGTGATCGACGTCGCCGCGGAGCTCGGCATCCCGGCCTACGTCTTCTTCACTTCCGGCGCAGCTCTGGCGGCTCTCATGCTCCACCTTCCTCACCTCGACCGAAAAATCAAGTGGGAGTTCAGAGACTCGAAAAATAACATCGAGGTTCCCGGCATGTCGCCCATCCCAGCTCTGAAGCTGCCGTCTCCGTTGTTGGACGGCAGGGATGGAGAGGAGTACAGGTGGTTCCTCTACCATTCCCGGAGGTTGTCCGACGCCAAGggcatcatcatcaacaccTTTGAGGAGCTGGAGTGCAAAGCCATGAAAGCTCTGCTACAAGGAAAATGCGCCCCCGGTGGGCTGATCCCTCCGGTGCGCGCAGTGGGTCCATTGCTGGGACTGGACGCAGGCATGGACTGCTCGGACCATGACTGCATCAGGTGGCTCAACCAGCAGTCCCACTCATCGGTCGTGTTCTTGTGCTTCGGCAGCATGGGCGCGCTGCCTGTGGAGCAAGTGAGGGAGATGGCTCGAGGGCTTGAGCTCAGTGGGCACAGGTTTCTCTGGTCGGTGCGGACACGGCTGGGTCAAGGTCACAGGTTCATGCCCTGTGACGCGGACCTAGACGAGGTGCTGCCGGCAGGGTTCGTGGAGAGGACCCAGGAGAGGGGGCTAGTGTGGGCGGGGTGGGTGCCGCAGCTCGCCATTCTGTCGCATCCGGCGATCGGTGGGTTCGTGTCGCACTGCGGGTGGAACTCGACGCTGGAGAGCGTCTGGTTCGGGGTGCCCCTCATCGGTTGGCCGCTCGACGCGGAGCAGAGGATGAACGCGTTCGTGTTGGAGAAGGACATGGGGCTGAGCTTGTGCGTGAGGAAGGAGGACCATGTGGCCGACGGGCTGGTGAAAGGGGAGGAGTTggagatggtggtggtgagtcTAATGGAGGGAGAGGAAGGCAAGAGAGTtagagagaagatgaagatgatgaaggagATGGGGAGGGCAGCGATGCAGGGAGGAGGTTCTTCCGACTCCAATCTGTCAGCTTTGGTTGAAGAATGGACAAGCGGCAGTGGCGGCGTGACGTGCAGATGA